From Streptomyces sp. NBC_00690, a single genomic window includes:
- a CDS encoding ATP-grasp domain-containing protein: MQMYVLALNPTDSVSEGFLPAAQRLGLSITVLTDQPRAHRERHPETEVLECDVRDHHAVITRISTHRTPDAVFSNSDHLQTQTALAAEFFGLPGKSWQTALRTKDKAQMRRRLAAAGVCTVRSVELPPGQDLTDPAPLGIPYPCVLKPREGVASEDVVRVDDHDGFVHHAGAIRTRRPGATLVAEEYLPGELYTLETLGDGERLHVLGGFHTKLSPLPYFIEERLTFVRAHAQPITEQVLAQLATLGVGFGACHTEFVVHEGRVRLIEVNYRAIGDQCDLLLADLLGIPYFDHVLRTHLGQNLPPDLGARADGEATLAYPYADRAGTLTAAPGPTDFTADGVRLTYRPTRRPGEHHALHHTNRDILGIVRAIGTDRTAVDRAVDDFLARQSWEITP; the protein is encoded by the coding sequence ATGCAGATGTATGTGCTCGCCCTCAATCCCACCGATTCGGTCTCCGAGGGCTTCCTCCCCGCCGCACAACGGCTCGGCCTCAGTATCACCGTGCTGACGGACCAGCCCCGGGCGCACCGCGAGCGTCACCCCGAGACGGAGGTCCTGGAATGCGACGTCCGTGACCACCACGCGGTCATCACCAGGATCTCCACCCATCGCACCCCCGATGCGGTCTTCAGCAACAGCGACCACCTCCAGACCCAGACGGCCCTGGCCGCCGAGTTCTTCGGACTGCCCGGCAAGAGTTGGCAGACCGCACTGCGCACCAAGGACAAGGCCCAGATGCGGCGTCGTCTCGCCGCCGCGGGCGTCTGCACCGTCCGCTCCGTCGAACTGCCTCCCGGCCAGGACCTCACGGACCCGGCTCCCCTCGGCATCCCGTACCCCTGTGTGCTCAAACCGCGCGAAGGAGTGGCCAGCGAGGACGTGGTCCGAGTCGACGACCACGACGGCTTCGTCCATCACGCGGGAGCCATCCGCACCCGCCGCCCCGGTGCCACCCTCGTGGCGGAGGAGTACCTCCCCGGTGAGCTCTACACCCTGGAGACCCTCGGCGACGGCGAGCGCCTGCACGTCCTCGGCGGGTTCCACACCAAGCTCTCCCCGCTCCCCTACTTCATAGAGGAGCGCCTGACGTTCGTCCGCGCCCATGCGCAGCCGATCACCGAACAGGTGCTCGCTCAGCTCGCCACCCTGGGAGTCGGCTTCGGCGCCTGCCACACCGAGTTCGTCGTCCACGAGGGACGGGTGCGCCTGATCGAAGTCAACTACCGTGCCATCGGCGACCAATGCGACCTACTGCTCGCCGACCTCCTCGGCATACCGTACTTCGACCATGTGCTGCGCACCCATCTCGGCCAAAACCTGCCCCCCGACCTCGGGGCCCGGGCCGACGGCGAGGCCACCCTCGCCTATCCGTACGCCGACCGGGCCGGCACCCTGACCGCGGCGCCCGGCCCGACCGACTTCACCGCCGACGGCGTCCGACTGACCTACCGCCCGACCCGCCGACCCGGCGAGCACCACGCACTCCACCACACCAACCGAGACATCCTCGGCATCGTCCGTGCCATCGGTACGGACCGGACAGCCGTCGACCGGGCCGTGGACGACTTCCTCGCCCGGCAGAGCTGGGAGATCACCCCGTGA
- a CDS encoding (2Fe-2S)-binding protein yields the protein MTLAPALAPAGAALSCSTLLASSYARLTALCEALHVEITPPHTPAAQGWIDGAELACRTDLLDAFLDAEACRIHERYDHLARPDVVASRALHSYLWSACLLISGPWYLERRVPRLRPDAVRVSRTSDALAVVPGSFCCLPDDPASGLPGVKVVATEAALRDELRASVADHVRPLLSAIAPRLRRGPRSLWGMVGDDLVSGIWYLGRMLGDEERGVREAGEVLPGPVGPFLGGAGFRRLQGSDGQSHPTRTRMGCCLYYTIRPAEACATCPRTSDAERLRRLEETTS from the coding sequence GTGACTTTGGCCCCGGCGCTAGCGCCTGCCGGAGCTGCCCTCAGCTGCTCCACTCTGCTGGCATCCTCCTATGCACGGCTGACAGCCCTGTGCGAGGCGCTGCACGTGGAGATCACTCCGCCCCACACGCCAGCCGCTCAGGGCTGGATCGACGGCGCCGAGTTGGCCTGCCGCACCGACCTGCTCGATGCCTTCCTCGATGCCGAAGCCTGCCGCATCCACGAGCGGTACGACCACCTGGCCCGGCCCGATGTGGTGGCGTCCCGTGCGCTGCACAGTTATCTGTGGTCTGCCTGCCTGCTGATCAGCGGCCCCTGGTACTTGGAGCGCCGAGTGCCACGACTGCGGCCCGACGCAGTGCGCGTCAGTCGAACGAGTGATGCGCTCGCGGTGGTGCCGGGCAGTTTCTGCTGTCTGCCGGACGACCCGGCCTCGGGATTGCCCGGGGTCAAGGTGGTAGCGACCGAGGCGGCCCTGCGCGATGAGTTGCGCGCGTCGGTGGCCGACCATGTCCGGCCGCTGTTGTCGGCCATCGCTCCGCGCTTGCGGCGCGGGCCCCGAAGCCTATGGGGCATGGTCGGTGACGACCTCGTCTCGGGGATCTGGTACCTCGGACGGATGCTGGGCGACGAGGAGCGCGGCGTGCGCGAGGCCGGCGAAGTGCTGCCGGGGCCCGTCGGGCCGTTCCTCGGCGGTGCCGGATTCCGACGGCTCCAGGGCAGTGACGGGCAGTCACATCCCACCCGTACCCGCATGGGCTGTTGCCTCTACTACACGATCCGACCCGCCGAAGCGTGTGCCACCTGCCCACGGACCAGTGACGCGGAGCGGTTGCGACGGCTGGAAGAGACCACCTCGTAG
- a CDS encoding cation:proton antiporter codes for MSHPGTLLLIMGIAVLAPLLADGFARWLRIPLVIFEILLGIVVGPDLLGWAQTDQVIDTLADLGLAMLIFLAGYEIDFGAVRGDTLRRSVGAWAISLVAGLGIGLALSGGELDRGLVIGTALTSTALGTVLPILRDSGDLRGRFGSVVLAFGSVGEFGPILAMALLLSGRRPAESLALLAGFTAVTAAAFLWARRPRPPWFSRVIATTLHSSGQFAVRLVMLVLVSMLALSVVFGLDILLGAFAAGMLIRLVLGGAAPDSSPEVLGRIEALAFGFLVPVFFVVTGIEFDLDALLAGGRALVLLPVFLALFLIVRGLPVWALAPHDLSRTDRRALVLYASTCLPLVVAITTIGIDEKAIDSGEAAALVGAAMVSVLAFPLLALRLRAREGKASASARRAPGTESW; via the coding sequence ATGTCTCACCCGGGAACGCTCCTCCTCATCATGGGCATCGCCGTGCTCGCCCCACTGCTCGCCGATGGTTTCGCCCGCTGGCTCCGCATCCCCCTGGTGATCTTCGAGATCCTGCTGGGCATCGTCGTCGGTCCCGATCTGCTGGGGTGGGCACAGACCGATCAGGTCATCGACACCCTTGCGGACCTCGGGCTGGCCATGCTGATCTTCCTGGCCGGCTACGAGATCGACTTCGGCGCCGTTCGGGGCGACACATTGCGCCGTTCCGTCGGGGCCTGGGCGATCTCGCTCGTCGCCGGACTGGGCATCGGCCTGGCGCTGTCGGGCGGCGAACTCGATCGCGGTCTGGTCATCGGCACCGCGCTCACCAGCACCGCTCTCGGCACCGTGCTGCCGATCCTGCGTGACAGCGGCGATCTGCGGGGCAGGTTCGGATCGGTGGTGCTCGCCTTCGGTTCCGTGGGCGAGTTCGGTCCGATCCTCGCCATGGCGCTCCTGCTCAGCGGAAGGCGGCCCGCGGAGTCACTTGCCCTGCTCGCGGGATTCACGGCAGTCACAGCCGCGGCCTTCCTGTGGGCGCGACGCCCCCGTCCGCCCTGGTTCTCCCGGGTGATCGCCACCACGTTGCACAGCAGCGGCCAGTTCGCGGTGCGCCTGGTCATGCTGGTGCTGGTGTCGATGCTGGCGCTGTCCGTGGTGTTCGGACTGGACATCCTGCTCGGGGCCTTCGCAGCGGGGATGCTCATCCGGCTGGTCCTTGGCGGCGCCGCTCCCGACAGCAGCCCGGAGGTTCTCGGTCGGATCGAAGCCCTCGCCTTCGGCTTCCTCGTACCGGTCTTCTTCGTGGTCACCGGCATCGAGTTCGATCTCGACGCCCTGCTCGCCGGTGGCCGTGCACTGGTGCTGCTCCCGGTGTTCCTGGCGCTCTTCCTGATCGTGCGCGGTCTGCCGGTGTGGGCCCTAGCACCACACGACCTGTCCCGGACCGACCGCAGGGCGCTGGTGTTGTACGCGTCCACCTGTCTGCCCCTGGTCGTGGCCATCACCACGATCGGGATCGACGAGAAGGCCATCGATTCAGGCGAGGCGGCGGCTCTGGTCGGCGCCGCCATGGTGTCCGTCCTGGCCTTTCCCCTGCTCGCCCTACGACTGCGCGCGCGGGAGGGCAAGGCGTCGGCCTCGGCACGGCGGGCCCCGGGTACCGAAAGTTGGTGA
- a CDS encoding serine hydrolase domain-containing protein, producing MSDIQKRLQEAADRLVDSGTERGLQIAVYRHGEQMADVVAGIADPKTGRMMEPGTVLYTYSMGKAATATVAHMLVERGLFTYDTPVAELWPEFAAHGKGAVTVRHVLTHTAGVPGLPLDTTFEDICDWDAICATVADSRLWWEPGTAMGYHAYTFGYLIGEIVRRVTGKPISQVLREEITEPLGVADELYFGMPVSEHRRLAPLEDMPGASEMMASLPPDLPMLKAGPLSLFPTADLGNRTDVLAADIPAGGKTSARAMARMYAALLDEVSGVRLLSPERLREVTATAYSGPDQVFGMDSAWGLGYSIGLPQGAASSPSVFAMGGAGGTFAYGDTATGVSFAFTKNRLTQDFSTAEALAALVQESFPAGG from the coding sequence GTGAGCGACATCCAGAAGAGACTGCAAGAAGCTGCCGACCGCCTCGTGGACTCCGGCACCGAACGGGGCCTGCAGATCGCCGTGTATCGACACGGTGAGCAGATGGCCGACGTCGTCGCGGGCATCGCCGATCCGAAGACCGGGCGGATGATGGAGCCTGGGACCGTGCTCTACACCTATTCCATGGGCAAGGCGGCCACGGCGACGGTGGCGCACATGCTCGTGGAGCGCGGTCTGTTCACCTATGACACGCCCGTCGCCGAGCTCTGGCCCGAGTTCGCGGCGCACGGCAAGGGCGCCGTGACGGTGCGGCACGTACTGACCCATACGGCCGGGGTGCCCGGGCTGCCGCTGGACACCACCTTCGAGGACATCTGCGATTGGGACGCGATCTGTGCGACCGTCGCGGACTCCCGCCTGTGGTGGGAGCCCGGCACGGCGATGGGCTACCACGCCTACACCTTCGGCTATCTGATCGGGGAGATCGTCCGCCGGGTGACCGGCAAGCCGATCTCCCAGGTACTGCGTGAGGAGATCACCGAGCCGCTCGGCGTGGCGGACGAGCTCTACTTCGGGATGCCGGTGAGTGAACACAGGCGGCTCGCCCCCTTGGAGGACATGCCGGGCGCATCCGAGATGATGGCCTCGCTTCCGCCGGACCTGCCGATGCTGAAGGCCGGCCCTCTCTCCCTCTTCCCGACGGCCGATCTGGGCAATCGCACCGATGTGCTCGCCGCTGACATCCCGGCCGGAGGCAAGACGTCGGCGCGCGCCATGGCCCGTATGTACGCGGCCCTGCTCGACGAGGTGTCGGGCGTACGGCTGTTGTCCCCGGAACGACTGCGAGAAGTCACCGCCACCGCCTACAGCGGGCCCGACCAGGTGTTCGGCATGGATTCCGCCTGGGGCCTCGGCTACTCGATCGGCCTGCCGCAAGGTGCTGCGAGCAGCCCGAGCGTGTTTGCGATGGGAGGCGCCGGCGGGACCTTCGCGTACGGGGACACGGCAACCGGCGTCTCGTTCGCCTTCACCAAGAACCGTCTGACCCAGGACTTCTCGACCGCGGAGGCGCTGGCCGCCCTGGTTCAGGAATCGTTCCCCGCGGGCGGGTGA
- a CDS encoding DUF6296 family protein → MEYAESYELMFQASAAEDDVVIVRRTERAGAGGFPIYEDDTGIVRAEISDQGEVRMLASGGHQAPGMPVSIRPLGV, encoded by the coding sequence ATGGAGTACGCGGAGAGCTACGAGCTGATGTTCCAGGCATCGGCCGCTGAGGACGATGTGGTGATCGTCCGACGCACCGAGAGGGCCGGTGCCGGGGGATTTCCCATCTACGAGGACGACACCGGCATCGTGCGCGCCGAGATCAGCGACCAGGGTGAGGTGCGGATGTTGGCGAGCGGGGGTCATCAGGCCCCCGGGATGCCGGTGTCGATTCGGCCACTGGGAGTGTGA
- a CDS encoding DUF2470 domain-containing protein: protein MRRLFNAPLAQPTSAERIRSILTAADSMTVVTDEGRTEVSRLNGSGVAEHIHLHPALSRQWEGDTDSTSDGPVRASLEFTDIAPTPVRDRVRARVLLAGWMLDSAEHSAPNGSRCMEFAHAVLERDGERVTVNLDELMEADTDPLATCEASMLTHLLDDHGDVVELLLRLVKPRLTLGARRALPVAIDRYGITLRLEYADTYADARLPFPAPVKEVDQAGVRIHSLLNMARHRTSRNWLLSDS, encoded by the coding sequence ATGCGCCGCCTGTTCAACGCCCCGCTCGCGCAGCCGACGAGCGCGGAACGAATCCGGTCGATCCTGACAGCCGCGGACTCGATGACGGTGGTCACCGACGAAGGCCGTACCGAGGTCTCCCGACTGAACGGATCAGGCGTCGCCGAACACATCCACCTCCATCCGGCACTCTCCCGCCAGTGGGAGGGGGACACGGACTCCACCTCGGACGGACCCGTGCGCGCCAGCTTGGAGTTCACCGACATCGCCCCCACACCGGTCCGCGATCGCGTACGTGCCCGAGTCCTGCTCGCGGGCTGGATGCTGGACTCCGCCGAGCACTCGGCTCCCAACGGAAGCCGCTGCATGGAGTTCGCCCACGCCGTGCTGGAACGAGACGGTGAGCGGGTCACGGTCAACCTCGACGAACTCATGGAAGCGGACACCGACCCCCTGGCCACGTGCGAGGCCAGCATGCTCACCCATCTCCTCGACGACCACGGGGACGTCGTCGAACTGCTCCTGCGCCTTGTGAAGCCCCGACTGACGCTCGGCGCCCGCCGTGCGCTTCCCGTAGCCATCGATCGCTACGGGATCACCCTGCGACTGGAGTACGCGGACACGTACGCGGACGCCCGCCTACCGTTCCCGGCACCGGTCAAGGAGGTCGACCAGGCGGGCGTGCGCATCCATTCCCTGCTCAACATGGCGCGCCACCGCACATCGCGGAACTGGCTGCTGAGCGACTCCTAG
- a CDS encoding lytic polysaccharide monooxygenase auxiliary activity family 9 protein: protein MIVPRTAAAVVLRFVAVGAVPVLLVTAAQGTAQAHGAPTDPASRVAACGPDGPHNKTEACRAAVAANGGVAFDAWDNIRVADVKGRDREVIPDGKLCSAGLDEFKGLDIARDDWPTTTLTTGSDLTVTYRSTIQHKGTFELFLTKEGYKPSEKLRWADLEEQPFATVAHPEFQSGAYRIQAKLPDGLSGQHVMYTVWRNSDSTDTYYHCSDVVLAAEIPGESRRLGVLGRPSTPKVSDAPLTGVNSSPDANQSASGAGDNSMKIVGGGIAALALLALGTLVTLRPPRLDNSRHRRD, encoded by the coding sequence ATGATCGTCCCACGCACCGCTGCCGCCGTCGTGCTGCGATTCGTCGCTGTCGGTGCCGTACCGGTGCTGCTCGTCACTGCGGCCCAAGGGACCGCACAGGCCCACGGGGCACCCACTGACCCTGCGAGCCGGGTGGCTGCCTGCGGGCCGGATGGTCCGCACAACAAGACGGAGGCTTGCCGAGCCGCCGTCGCCGCGAACGGGGGCGTGGCGTTCGACGCCTGGGACAACATACGTGTGGCCGACGTCAAGGGCCGTGACCGTGAGGTCATCCCTGACGGAAAGTTGTGCAGCGCTGGGCTGGACGAGTTCAAGGGGTTGGACATCGCACGCGATGACTGGCCGACCACCACTCTGACGACCGGAAGCGACCTCACCGTCACCTACCGGTCGACGATCCAGCACAAGGGGACCTTCGAACTCTTCCTCACCAAGGAGGGGTACAAGCCGAGTGAGAAGCTGCGTTGGGCGGATCTGGAAGAGCAGCCCTTCGCCACGGTGGCGCACCCCGAGTTCCAGAGCGGCGCCTACCGCATCCAGGCCAAGCTCCCGGACGGGCTCTCGGGCCAGCACGTCATGTACACGGTTTGGCGGAACAGCGACTCCACCGACACGTACTACCACTGCTCGGACGTCGTGCTCGCGGCGGAAATCCCGGGTGAATCCCGTCGCTTGGGCGTCCTGGGCAGACCGAGCACCCCCAAGGTGTCGGACGCACCCCTGACCGGTGTCAACAGCTCACCGGACGCGAACCAGTCGGCCTCCGGCGCCGGTGATAACTCGATGAAGATCGTGGGCGGCGGCATCGCGGCCCTCGCACTGCTTGCCCTGGGGACCTTGGTGACGCTGCGGCCCCCGCGTCTCGACAACAGTCGGCATCGTCGTGACTGA
- a CDS encoding SRPBCC family protein encodes MSGQFEAIVEIQRPIEEVFAFLANGENDTKFSPRVIRIAKTTEGPTGVGTVYTSTVKDAGLTTERQFRITAFDAPTRIRWAETSKNLVTAKEGGYDLETTGSGGTRVRIFNQLEGHGVGKALVRLALSAARKDSDAFGRRIKAAVEAP; translated from the coding sequence ATGTCCGGCCAGTTCGAGGCGATCGTAGAGATTCAGCGCCCCATCGAGGAGGTCTTCGCCTTCCTCGCGAACGGCGAGAACGACACGAAGTTCAGTCCGCGAGTGATCAGGATCGCGAAGACGACTGAGGGTCCGACCGGGGTGGGGACCGTCTACACGAGCACGGTCAAGGACGCGGGACTCACGACGGAGCGCCAGTTCCGCATCACCGCGTTCGACGCTCCAACGCGCATCCGGTGGGCGGAGACCTCCAAGAACCTCGTGACCGCCAAGGAGGGCGGCTATGACCTGGAAACCACAGGTTCGGGCGGCACTCGGGTGCGCATCTTCAACCAACTCGAAGGGCACGGCGTCGGCAAGGCGCTGGTCCGCCTGGCTTTGAGTGCAGCACGCAAGGACAGTGACGCCTTCGGGCGTCGGATCAAGGCCGCCGTCGAGGCGCCATAG
- a CDS encoding SPW repeat protein, which translates to MAGVSHREDLAGHPDITEMRDRYAQVLGGRDVALVDGPVFLVGLACAISPWVVHFSANQPALATHNLIMGIAIAVLALGFTVTPQRMYGLSGAMCAMGVWLVIAPWIVGSSPDAGVIWTNVILGALTFVLGLVCMAATMRSGRASRSPA; encoded by the coding sequence ATGGCCGGCGTCTCACACAGGGAAGACCTCGCGGGGCACCCTGACATCACGGAAATGCGGGACCGTTACGCCCAGGTACTCGGAGGGCGCGACGTCGCCCTGGTGGATGGCCCGGTGTTCCTGGTCGGTTTGGCGTGCGCGATCTCCCCATGGGTCGTTCACTTCTCGGCCAATCAGCCAGCCCTCGCAACGCACAACTTGATCATGGGCATCGCGATCGCCGTGCTCGCGCTCGGGTTCACTGTCACCCCTCAGCGGATGTATGGCTTGAGCGGAGCCATGTGTGCGATGGGTGTGTGGCTGGTTATCGCACCCTGGATCGTGGGTAGCAGCCCGGACGCAGGGGTCATCTGGACCAACGTCATCCTCGGAGCGCTCACGTTCGTTCTGGGGCTGGTGTGCATGGCCGCGACGATGAGGAGTGGCCGGGCCAGTCGTTCGCCAGCCTGA
- a CDS encoding SRPBCC family protein, producing MPRTLAVSDSIVIQAAPSVIYDQVSDPTLMGQWSPENLGATVHHGSGNAFVGMQFVGHNKRGPFRWTTRCTVVAADRGERFAFRVHAIGRRRPLLRGRIATWEYRFEAVDGGTRVTETWRDDRRTWPDAFANAFDKLATKGHTFAEFQRGNIRRTLDRLKKAVESAPAAS from the coding sequence ATGCCACGCACCCTGGCGGTCTCGGACAGCATCGTCATCCAGGCCGCCCCCTCAGTCATCTACGACCAGGTCAGCGATCCGACCCTCATGGGGCAGTGGAGTCCGGAGAACCTCGGGGCAACCGTGCACCACGGCAGCGGAAACGCATTCGTGGGCATGCAGTTCGTGGGGCACAACAAGCGGGGTCCGTTTCGCTGGACGACCCGTTGCACAGTCGTGGCGGCCGATCGTGGAGAGCGGTTCGCCTTCCGGGTACACGCCATCGGTCGGCGCCGGCCTCTGCTCCGGGGGCGGATAGCGACCTGGGAGTACCGGTTCGAAGCCGTCGACGGAGGCACCCGGGTGACGGAGACCTGGCGGGACGACCGTCGGACCTGGCCGGACGCCTTCGCCAACGCCTTCGACAAGTTGGCCACCAAGGGGCACACCTTCGCGGAGTTCCAGCGGGGGAACATCCGTCGGACGCTCGACCGTCTGAAGAAGGCAGTGGAGTCCGCCCCGGCCGCGTCCTGA
- a CDS encoding ATP-binding protein gives MLGTLPEESTSFVGRNRELSRLKRALARHRLTTLVGSGGVGKSRLALRAARQAVELFPHGVAWAELSPLAGDRLLLATVSDACDLSDHTPRMPVDALCEWLGDKRLLLVLDSCEHLLASCRALLGDLLTAAPGLTVLTTSRHPLDLANEHVIEVVPLSPEGPDALELFTQRMATAAASESGRHSAFGQAPAHSDDKGGRDDDPATGPRADVQRAGIQWPAPVPRGFTVAQICRRLEGIPLALELAAAQAARTSVEEIAGRLTSRFDVLKAGERERVRPERHRTMRTTIGWSHELCSPRERLLWARLTVFRGDFDAEAVRAVCTGGPVSVEEVDPLLDGLVAASVVTVVRGPLGSGLRYRMLDTIREYGASWLRALGEDAAMAERHAEHFLEVVCEAHDRWLGPEQAHWYRTIGEVHTDLCTAVDHFLTVSPARAVRLAGRVGFFWSCCGHLHEARDYLEQALAAHGTDGPDRTQGLWALGFAATLQGDYATAQRVGDECMLAARLDRARGYGTEGTLAAAYLGGLIALLTGRPLAADVLAGHALDAAGGEPFDSPNSLRCHLAQVFALTGLGELAQARERALTLRRGCVDRGESWTRAYLDYQLSLIALFSGDPPGAAEHARAMLEGKQGIGDSFGIALGLDLLAAALAAGGDGERAGLVYGTGQAFWSTVGHPQRGTPELRAVRDECEQTARAHAGDSAYAAAFQRGANMDLATGLKEALVPLPGGPGPDHR, from the coding sequence GTGTTGGGAACCCTTCCCGAAGAATCCACCAGTTTCGTCGGACGGAACCGGGAGTTGTCCCGACTGAAACGGGCTCTTGCGCGCCACCGTCTCACCACGCTCGTCGGGAGCGGTGGCGTGGGCAAGTCCCGGCTCGCTCTGCGCGCCGCTCGACAAGCAGTCGAGTTGTTCCCCCACGGCGTGGCCTGGGCCGAATTGTCTCCCCTGGCCGGGGACAGGCTGCTCCTGGCGACCGTGTCGGACGCCTGCGACCTCTCCGACCACACCCCTCGGATGCCCGTCGACGCACTCTGTGAATGGTTGGGCGACAAGCGGCTGCTCCTGGTGCTCGACTCCTGTGAGCACCTCCTCGCCTCCTGCCGGGCGCTCCTGGGAGACCTCCTGACGGCGGCCCCCGGTCTGACGGTGCTGACTACGAGCAGGCATCCACTGGACCTGGCGAACGAGCATGTGATCGAGGTCGTTCCCCTGTCGCCCGAGGGGCCCGACGCCCTCGAACTGTTCACCCAGCGCATGGCCACCGCGGCGGCCTCGGAGTCGGGCAGGCACTCCGCTTTCGGGCAGGCGCCCGCCCATTCGGATGACAAGGGCGGGCGGGACGATGACCCGGCGACCGGACCCCGCGCCGATGTCCAGCGGGCCGGTATCCAGTGGCCCGCGCCGGTCCCCCGTGGGTTCACGGTCGCCCAGATCTGTCGTCGCCTCGAAGGCATCCCGCTCGCCCTGGAACTGGCAGCGGCGCAAGCCGCGCGCACCAGCGTCGAGGAGATCGCTGGTCGCCTCACCTCCCGCTTCGATGTGCTGAAGGCCGGGGAGAGAGAGCGAGTGCGGCCGGAGCGCCACCGCACCATGCGAACCACGATCGGATGGAGCCATGAGCTGTGCTCGCCCCGCGAGCGGCTGCTCTGGGCCCGGCTGACCGTCTTTCGCGGTGACTTCGACGCGGAGGCCGTTCGAGCGGTGTGCACAGGTGGGCCCGTCAGCGTCGAGGAGGTCGATCCGCTGCTCGACGGGTTAGTGGCCGCCTCCGTGGTCACGGTGGTCCGGGGACCGCTGGGCAGTGGACTGCGCTACCGCATGCTGGACACTATCCGGGAGTACGGCGCCTCCTGGCTCCGCGCGCTCGGTGAGGATGCCGCCATGGCAGAGCGTCACGCCGAGCACTTCCTGGAGGTCGTGTGTGAAGCCCACGACCGATGGCTCGGGCCCGAACAGGCCCACTGGTACCGCACGATCGGCGAGGTCCACACGGACCTGTGCACCGCCGTCGACCACTTCCTGACCGTCTCACCGGCTCGCGCGGTACGTCTGGCCGGACGGGTGGGCTTCTTCTGGAGCTGCTGCGGCCACTTGCACGAAGCGCGTGACTATCTCGAACAGGCGTTGGCCGCGCATGGGACCGACGGGCCCGACCGGACGCAGGGCTTATGGGCCTTGGGATTCGCCGCAACCCTCCAGGGCGACTACGCGACGGCCCAGCGCGTGGGCGATGAGTGCATGCTCGCCGCCCGGCTGGACCGGGCACGGGGGTACGGCACCGAAGGGACGCTCGCCGCCGCGTACCTCGGGGGGTTGATCGCCCTGCTGACAGGACGACCACTCGCGGCCGACGTACTGGCGGGGCACGCATTGGACGCGGCGGGGGGCGAGCCCTTCGACTCGCCGAACAGCCTGCGCTGTCATCTGGCTCAGGTCTTCGCCCTCACCGGGCTCGGTGAGCTGGCTCAGGCCCGCGAGAGGGCCCTGACACTACGGCGGGGGTGCGTCGACCGCGGCGAGTCATGGACGCGTGCCTATCTCGACTACCAACTCAGCTTGATCGCCCTGTTCTCCGGCGATCCACCGGGTGCGGCGGAACACGCGCGGGCGATGTTGGAAGGGAAGCAGGGCATCGGCGACAGCTTCGGTATCGCCCTGGGGCTTGACCTGTTGGCGGCGGCTCTGGCCGCGGGAGGTGACGGGGAGCGCGCCGGGCTGGTGTACGGCACGGGCCAGGCGTTCTGGAGTACGGTCGGACACCCCCAACGGGGCACCCCCGAACTCCGCGCCGTACGCGACGAGTGCGAGCAGACGGCACGGGCCCACGCGGGCGATTCGGCCTATGCGGCAGCCTTCCAGCGGGGCGCGAACATGGATTTGGCCACCGGGCTGAAGGAGGCGCTGGTCCCTCTTCCCGGCGGCCCTGGACCGGATCACCGTTGA